The stretch of DNA GAAGACCGCTGCAAGCTGCATGTGCTGTGCTACGACATTACCGAAGCCCAGCATGAGGAGGTGCAGCGTCTGCGCACCAACGTGTACGAGCTGGTGGATTACTTTCTTCAGCAGAATATTCCGCATGCCATGGCCCACGCCATGTATTCCCTGAACGGCAAGCTCTCGCAGCAGCACCTTGAACGGCTCATTCTGCTGTTCCGAACCTTCGAACTCAACGGCGCGCGCAACGAGGTGCTGAACAACACCCTGTGCGAGATTCTCTTTTCGCTGGATGAAGTCCGCGTGGAACACATGGTCAACGACCACAACATCATGCCCCGGATGCACGAGCCGTGGCGTAAGTGCCTTATCGGCGGCTCGGATGATCATTCCTCGCTGAACATTGCCCGCACCCACACCCTTGTGCGCGACATGGCCACCGGCACCGCAGGGCGGGAGCGTATCCGCGATTTTCTGCGCGGCATCGCGGATGGCCGCTCAGAGGCCATCGGCAAGGCAGCGCAGCCGGAGACCATGGCCCACAACCTCTATTCCATCGCCTACCAGTTCTATAAGAACAAGTTTGCCCTGAACCGCCATGTGAACCGCGATCTGCTGCTGCGCTTTGCCGACCGCGCCCTGACCTCGTCGCCGGAGCCGGAAGGGGGCCTGCTGACCCGTCTGCACAGCCTTATCGGGTTCAAACGCGCCAAGCATATGTTTGCCAAACCGCCCCGCAGTGTGCAGGGACTGCTGCAGAAGGAGGCAGAAGAGATCATCTGGAATGATGGTGAGCTGCGCAACCTCATCAACACCATGGAGAACAGCGGGTTGGCTTCCGAGCAGGCATGGTTCCGGTTTGTGAACCACGCTTCGGAAACGGTCATGCGCAATCTGGCCGATTCGCTCATGGGCCATGCCCTGGGTGCAAATCTGTTCAGCGTCTTCAATACCATCGGCTCGGCAGGGTCACTCTATGCCATGCTGGCACCATATTTCGTGGCCTACACCCTGTTCACCAAGGACCGCACCTTCTGCGCCGAGAGCAGAGACCATTTCATAGAGCGCAGCCATGAACGGCAGCGCCTGCATATCGGTCACTTTACGGACACCTATCATGACGTTAACGGTGTGGCGCGTACCCTGCAAATGCAGCTGGACATAGCGCACAAGGTGGGCAAGCGGCTCAAGGTCATCACCTGCGGGCCATCTTCCGTAACGGATAACCGCCCCGGTGTGGTCAACTTCGAGCCGATAGGGACCTTCACCATGCCGGAATATTCCGAACTGGCGCTGTATTACCCGCCGGTGCTGCGCATGCTGCAATATGCCTACGACCAGAACTTCACACACATCCATTCCGCCACACCCGGCCCTATAGGTCTGGTGGCGCTGGCGGTTTCGCGCATTCTGCAGATTCCCATTCATGGCACCTATCACACGGCCTTTCCGCAGTATGTAAGCATGCTCACGGACGACGCCGCGCTGGAAGAAGCCATGTGGCGCTACATGATCTGGTATTACAACCAGATGGACAGGGTCTATGTGCCTTCGCACGCAACGGGCGAAGAGCTTATCGCCAAGGGGTTGCCGCGCGAGAAGGTGGTGTTCTACCAGCGGGGCATTGATACGGAGCAGTTTCACCCCCGTTACCGCAACGGCTTCTTCAAGCGCTATGCGGCGCAGACCGGTGATGCCGGTGGCGCCGGTGCTACCGCTGATGCTGCCGGAGCCGCGTCCAGCGGACGGCCTGACGATCGGGTGGCCGATCGGGCCAAATCAGCCACCGGTCATGTCTCCAGCGATGTCACATATGAAACGCAGGAATCCGGCTCCACGGTTTCCGCAACCTCCGGCATCTCCGGCGATGCAGCAGTGAACAGCGCTCATGAGGGAAGCGCAGGAGCGGCAGCGGGCATATCTGCGGGAGCAACTGCGGGAAAGGCCGCAGGCGAAGGGCAGAGCATCCGGAACGACCTGAAATTTGTGTACGTGGGTCGCATCTCGCGAGAGAAAAACATCCATGTACTGACAGAAGCCTTCCGGCTGATGGCCCACAGGCAGCAGGGTATCCGGCTTGTCGTGGTGGGAGATGGCCCCTATCGGGAAGAGATGGAGCTGGACCTGAAGAACCTGCCCGTTACCTTCACCGGCTACCTCACGGGCGAGGATCTGGCGGCGGCGTATGCCTCGTCGGACGTGTTTGTGTTTCCTTCCGGTACCGATACCTTCGGCAACGTGGTGCTGGAGGCGCAGGCTTCCGGCCTGCCGGTGATTGTCACGGATATGGGCGGCCCCAAAGAAAACCTTATTCCCGGCAAGACCGGCTTTATCGTGCCGGAGGGTGACCCCGTGGCATTGGCCGATGCCATGCTGCAGTTTGCGGATGCCCCGGAAATGCTGGATGAGATGCGCAAGGCCGCCCGCGTGTATACCGAGAGCCGCAGCTTTGAAGCCTGCTTCATGCACCAGTGGGAGATGTATCGCGAAAAGCGGGTGGCGTAGCTGCCCTGATTGTATTTACGGAATCTATTCACGGGAGGGGCGCAAATTTCGCCGTGCACATGCCCCGACCGTAATCGCCCCCGCCGGAATGGGCATCCGGCGGGGGCGGTGTTGTTTGCATGGCAGCTGGTATGGACAGGAGGAAACAGTTGCAGGTCCCAAAGGGTTTTCGTCCGAGGCGCTTGAACATCCGTATTCAGGACACGCCCTCAGGTGGAGTAGACAGATCATAAAAAAGCCGGAGGCGTTTCCGCCCCCGGCTCTCTTTTTCTTATGGCAATCCGGCCCTAGAACTCGATGTTGTTGGGCGTTCTGGGGAAGGGGATAACGTCGCGGATGTTGGTGATGCCGGTCAGCATCATCAGCAGGCGCTCAAAGCCCATGCCGAAACCGGCGTGGGGCACGGTGCCGAAGCGGCGGGTATCCAGATACCACCAGTAATCTTCGGTGTTCTGGCCCATCTCGCGGATGCGGCTTTCCAGCACGTCCAGACGCTCTTCACGCTGCGAACCGCCGATAAGCTCGCCGATGCGGGG from Desulfovibrio subterraneus encodes:
- a CDS encoding glycosyltransferase is translated as MMNGTDTSKGDREQEAEILRADLHVHSRFSTRPSEWILQKIGCAESYTDPVALYHTARRQGMDLVTITDHNTIEGALQIAHLPGTFISEEVTAYFPEDRCKLHVLCYDITEAQHEEVQRLRTNVYELVDYFLQQNIPHAMAHAMYSLNGKLSQQHLERLILLFRTFELNGARNEVLNNTLCEILFSLDEVRVEHMVNDHNIMPRMHEPWRKCLIGGSDDHSSLNIARTHTLVRDMATGTAGRERIRDFLRGIADGRSEAIGKAAQPETMAHNLYSIAYQFYKNKFALNRHVNRDLLLRFADRALTSSPEPEGGLLTRLHSLIGFKRAKHMFAKPPRSVQGLLQKEAEEIIWNDGELRNLINTMENSGLASEQAWFRFVNHASETVMRNLADSLMGHALGANLFSVFNTIGSAGSLYAMLAPYFVAYTLFTKDRTFCAESRDHFIERSHERQRLHIGHFTDTYHDVNGVARTLQMQLDIAHKVGKRLKVITCGPSSVTDNRPGVVNFEPIGTFTMPEYSELALYYPPVLRMLQYAYDQNFTHIHSATPGPIGLVALAVSRILQIPIHGTYHTAFPQYVSMLTDDAALEEAMWRYMIWYYNQMDRVYVPSHATGEELIAKGLPREKVVFYQRGIDTEQFHPRYRNGFFKRYAAQTGDAGGAGATADAAGAASSGRPDDRVADRAKSATGHVSSDVTYETQESGSTVSATSGISGDAAVNSAHEGSAGAAAGISAGATAGKAAGEGQSIRNDLKFVYVGRISREKNIHVLTEAFRLMAHRQQGIRLVVVGDGPYREEMELDLKNLPVTFTGYLTGEDLAAAYASSDVFVFPSGTDTFGNVVLEAQASGLPVIVTDMGGPKENLIPGKTGFIVPEGDPVALADAMLQFADAPEMLDEMRKAARVYTESRSFEACFMHQWEMYREKRVA